The DNA region GGGATGCAGTTCGACAAGGGCTACCTGTCGCCCTACTTCATCAACCAGCCCGCCGACATGCAGTGCGTGCTGGAGGACGCCTACCTGCTGATCCACGAGAAGAAGATCAGCAACCTGCGCGACCTGCTCCCCGTCTTGGAAGCGGTCAGCCAGAAGGGCGCCCCGCTGCTGATCATCGCCGAGGATATCGAGGGCGAGGCCCTCGCCGCCCTGGTGGTGAACAAGCTCCGCGGCGTGCTAAACGTGGCGGCCGTGAAGGCGCCCGGGTTCGGCGACCGCCGCAAGGCGATGCTGGGCGACATCGCCACGCTGACCGGCGGCACGCTGATCAGCGAAGACCTGGGGATGAAGCTCGAAAACGTCGGCATCGCCCAACTGGGCCGCGCCAAGAAGGTGACTATCGTCAAGGACGACACCACCATCGTGCAGGGCGGCGGCGCCACGGCCGACGTGAAGAAGCGGATCGAGCAGATCCGCAAGAGCATCGAGAACACCACCAGCGACTACGACCGCGAGAAGCTGCAAGAGCGGCTCGCGAAGCTCACCGGCGGTGTGGCCATCATCTCGGTCGGCGCCTCGAGCGAGGCCGACATGAAGCAGAAGAAGGCACGCGTCGAAGACGCCCTGCACGCCACCCGTGCGGCGGTGGAAGAGGGCATCCTGCCCGGCGGCGGCGTCGCGCTGCTCCGCTGCAAGGAAGCCGTCGAGGCCGCGCTCAAGGCGGCCAAGGGCGACGAGAAGATCGGCGTTTCGATCGTGCTGCACGTCTTGGACGCGCCGCTCAAGCAGATCGTCTCCAACGGCGGCCTGGAA from Pirellulimonas nuda includes:
- the groL gene encoding chaperonin GroEL (60 kDa chaperone family; promotes refolding of misfolded polypeptides especially under stressful conditions; forms two stacked rings of heptamers to form a barrel-shaped 14mer; ends can be capped by GroES; misfolded proteins enter the barrel where they are refolded when GroES binds), translated to MAKQLMFDDAARAKMIAGVDKLADAVAVTMGPTGRNVIIKKSFGGPTVTKDGVTVSKEIELEDPFENMGAKLVHEVADKTSTLAGDGTTTATVLARAILKEGARNVVAGSNPMAVRRGIDKGVEAAVAELTSMSKKVSSKEEIAQVGSISANNDRVIGDLLADAMEKVGKDGVITVEEGKTTETTLELVEGMQFDKGYLSPYFINQPADMQCVLEDAYLLIHEKKISNLRDLLPVLEAVSQKGAPLLIIAEDIEGEALAALVVNKLRGVLNVAAVKAPGFGDRRKAMLGDIATLTGGTLISEDLGMKLENVGIAQLGRAKKVTIVKDDTTIVQGGGATADVKKRIEQIRKSIENTTSDYDREKLQERLAKLTGGVAIISVGASSEADMKQKKARVEDALHATRAAVEEGILPGGGVALLRCKEAVEAALKAAKGDEKIGVSIVLHVLDAPLKQIVSNGGLEGSVVADEVAGKPKNTGYDANAGEYVDMYKAGIIDPAKVVKTALTNAASIAGLILTTEALVTGYDPKEADKKGVVGSIR